A single region of the bacterium genome encodes:
- a CDS encoding KpsF/GutQ family sugar-phosphate isomerase yields the protein MSAKTAKRVLRIEAQGLLRLARLTGASFGAAVKLVLRSKGRVLVTGVGKSGLVGQKIAATLSSTGTPALFLGASEAMHGDLGKASKGDVVLALSNSGESDELKTLIPHLKRMGCRIILFTGNARSALARLSDVVVYAGVEKEACPLRLAPTASTTAALALGDALAVALMEAQGFTEKDFALFHPAGELGRRLHLKVGDIMRQGSRVPKVAMGASFPAIVREINAKRVGCACVTGKAGRLEGIIVDGDLRRAMLKDPDIRRWNASNLRTPKPSTIPEGATLAQALQTMEQRSIFQLIVVDGKKRPVGLVHLHDLLGRGAVKIV from the coding sequence ATGAGCGCCAAGACCGCCAAACGAGTCCTCCGCATCGAGGCCCAAGGGTTGCTCCGCTTGGCCCGACTGACCGGGGCTTCTTTCGGGGCCGCCGTGAAGCTGGTCCTTAGGTCCAAGGGCCGGGTGTTGGTGACGGGCGTCGGCAAATCGGGCCTGGTCGGCCAGAAGATCGCCGCCACCCTTTCCTCCACCGGGACCCCCGCCCTTTTCCTGGGCGCCTCGGAGGCCATGCACGGGGACCTGGGCAAGGCGTCCAAGGGTGACGTGGTCCTGGCCCTTTCCAACAGCGGTGAAAGCGACGAACTCAAGACCCTGATCCCTCATTTGAAGCGCATGGGCTGCCGTATCATCCTTTTCACCGGCAATGCCCGCTCGGCCCTGGCCCGTCTTTCGGATGTGGTGGTCTATGCGGGGGTCGAAAAGGAAGCCTGTCCTTTGCGCTTGGCCCCCACGGCCAGCACCACGGCCGCGTTGGCTTTGGGGGACGCCCTGGCCGTCGCCCTGATGGAGGCGCAGGGTTTCACCGAAAAGGATTTCGCCCTTTTCCATCCCGCGGGGGAGCTGGGCCGCCGGCTCCATTTGAAGGTGGGGGATATCATGCGGCAGGGTTCCCGGGTGCCCAAGGTGGCGATGGGGGCATCCTTCCCGGCCATCGTTCGGGAGATCAACGCCAAGAGGGTGGGGTGCGCCTGCGTAACGGGCAAGGCGGGACGCCTGGAGGGCATCATCGTGGATGGAGACCTGCGTCGGGCCATGCTGAAGGATCCCGACATCCGCCGGTGGAACGCCTCGAACCTCCGAACGCCCAAGCCTTCCACCATCCCGGAAGGGGCCACCCTGGCCCAGGCTTTGCAAACCATGGAGCAAAGGTCCATCTTCCAGTTGATCGTGGTGGACGGGAAGAAAAGGCCCGTCGGACTGGTCCACTTGCACGACTTGTTGGGGCGGGGTGCCGTCAAGATCGTTTGA
- the lptB gene encoding LPS export ABC transporter ATP-binding protein: MKTLRTENLIKVYNKKRVVNQVSIEVHQGEVVGLLGPNGAGKTTTFYMTTGFISPDAGAVYFQDETRAQDISELPMYKRARLGIAYLPQEPSIFRKLTVEENLLAILELTPLSKVDREKRKKELLEEFKVSHLAKQKAYTLSGGERRRVEIARALVLQPTFILLDEPFVGIDPIAVQDIQAIIRYLKKKKIGILITDHNVRETLSIVDRAYIMFEGKILLAGTASKLATNKKAKEIYLGERFSLK; this comes from the coding sequence TTGAAGACCCTTCGCACCGAGAACCTCATCAAGGTTTACAACAAGAAGCGGGTGGTGAACCAGGTCTCCATCGAGGTCCACCAGGGCGAGGTGGTCGGGCTCCTCGGGCCCAATGGCGCCGGCAAGACCACGACCTTCTACATGACCACCGGCTTCATCTCGCCCGACGCGGGGGCCGTTTATTTCCAGGACGAGACAAGGGCCCAGGACATCAGCGAGCTTCCCATGTACAAGCGGGCGCGCCTAGGGATCGCCTACCTTCCCCAGGAACCTTCCATCTTCCGCAAGCTCACCGTCGAGGAGAACCTGCTGGCCATCCTGGAATTGACGCCCCTCTCCAAGGTGGACCGGGAAAAACGCAAAAAGGAACTGCTCGAGGAGTTCAAGGTCTCCCACCTGGCCAAGCAGAAGGCCTATACCCTCTCGGGCGGCGAGCGCCGCCGGGTGGAGATCGCCCGGGCCCTGGTGCTCCAACCCACTTTCATCCTGCTGGACGAGCCCTTCGTGGGCATCGACCCCATCGCGGTGCAGGACATCCAGGCCATCATCCGCTACCTCAAGAAAAAGAAGATCGGCATCCTCATCACCGACCACAATGTCCGCGAGACCCTCTCCATCGTGGACCGGGCCTACATCATGTTCGAAGGGAAGATCCTGCTCGCCGGCACCGCCTCCAAGCTCGCCACCAACAAGAAGGCCAAGGAGATCTACCTGGGCGAGCGGTTCTCGCTGAAGTAG
- a CDS encoding class I SAM-dependent methyltransferase: MPEPKGASLYDGPFASFYDRHFGNHARELAPRLLRFWADPSNQPPLKEILDLGCGPGHLALPLLEAGYRVTGLDLSEEMLALAKVRCARYLPTGQAQFLAMDMTRSLPGRHFGTAVSSYNSVNHLKDPGQLRECFRSVKNSLHPLGAFLFDFHTLQGLRAWARPEKGSVAGEELEVSGGFEEGEGQAWMRLRGRQDGESFEGTIWNRSYPLAQVVQWLQAEGFRKVTLSGFGTIGEPLPDPGSVDRVLFVARP, from the coding sequence ATGCCCGAACCTAAAGGCGCGTCCCTTTACGATGGTCCCTTCGCGTCCTTTTACGACCGTCATTTCGGGAATCATGCCCGCGAACTCGCCCCTCGCTTGCTCCGTTTCTGGGCCGATCCTTCCAACCAGCCGCCTTTAAAAGAGATATTGGACCTGGGATGTGGTCCCGGCCATTTGGCCCTGCCTCTTTTGGAAGCCGGTTACCGGGTCACGGGTCTCGACCTCTCGGAAGAAATGCTGGCCTTGGCCAAGGTCCGTTGTGCCCGTTATCTTCCGACCGGTCAGGCCCAGTTCCTCGCCATGGACATGACCCGATCCCTCCCCGGCCGTCACTTCGGGACCGCGGTCTCTTCCTATAACAGTGTGAACCATTTGAAGGATCCGGGACAATTGAGGGAGTGCTTTCGTTCGGTCAAGAATTCCCTCCATCCCCTGGGGGCCTTCCTGTTCGATTTCCATACCCTCCAAGGACTCCGAGCCTGGGCCCGGCCGGAAAAGGGGTCGGTGGCCGGGGAAGAGCTGGAGGTTTCCGGGGGCTTCGAAGAAGGGGAAGGACAGGCTTGGATGCGCTTAAGGGGCCGGCAGGACGGGGAATCTTTCGAAGGGACGATCTGGAACCGGTCCTATCCACTGGCCCAGGTCGTCCAATGGCTCCAAGCCGAAGGTTTCAGGAAAGTGACCCTCTCGGGATTTGGAACGATCGGGGAACCATTGCCCGATCCGGGGTCCGTGGATCGGGTCCTGTTCGTCGCGCGCCCTTGA
- the lptC gene encoding LPS export ABC transporter periplasmic protein LptC codes for MPKRSTPLVPIPEPIPMALGEEPAVVKRRRYTWIVGVSLALIGFVAWGIWKDRAPVAVPETFSEGENSPDALIQKFHLVSTVQGRKTWEFYANEARLYQNKKEAYTDTIYAEYYRKDKLVSTLTADKAVVNTETNATEASGHVELIVQNGSKLETEKLSWDPDTDLIHTDGHVHVFKGKDDISADGMVADTQLNNIKFTRNVQTQVRDTKEIQTFSKPKPF; via the coding sequence ATGCCCAAACGATCGACCCCCCTGGTCCCTATTCCTGAACCTATCCCCATGGCGTTGGGGGAGGAACCAGCCGTGGTCAAACGGCGGCGCTACACCTGGATCGTCGGGGTTTCCCTGGCCCTCATCGGGTTCGTGGCCTGGGGGATCTGGAAGGACCGGGCTCCCGTGGCCGTCCCCGAGACCTTCTCCGAGGGGGAGAACTCACCGGACGCCCTGATCCAGAAGTTCCACCTGGTCTCCACCGTGCAAGGACGCAAGACCTGGGAGTTCTATGCCAACGAGGCCCGGCTCTACCAGAACAAGAAAGAGGCCTACACCGACACGATCTACGCCGAGTATTACCGCAAGGACAAGCTGGTCTCCACCCTGACGGCGGACAAGGCGGTGGTGAACACCGAGACCAATGCCACCGAGGCCAGCGGACACGTGGAGCTCATCGTCCAGAACGGCTCGAAACTGGAGACCGAGAAGTTGAGCTGGGACCCGGACACCGACCTCATCCACACCGACGGGCATGTGCATGTCTTCAAGGGGAAGGACGACATCAGCGCCGACGGTATGGTGGCCGACACCCAGCTCAACAACATCAAGTTCACCCGGAACGTCCAAACGCAGGTCCGTGACACGAAGGAGATCCAGACCTTCAGCAAACCGAAGCCTTTTTGA
- a CDS encoding C4-type zinc ribbon domain-containing protein, translated as MHPADILEKLIQVQHTDSGRDELERLKKDQLAQIAALDKKVAELKARIAAEKKVLEDQAKARKTLEIEVGTLETKIKKYQGQEGEVKSNEQMLALQHETAKAKEDRSKAEEKALEGLFREDTLKAGIQGLQEQLDRDEQRAEQEKKEIRSKIGELDKALAEKLSERSAQLMELPEDFREGYEKLRNTNKKIAVAKVSDDRICEGCHMNVPPQLLNEVKKGIAIHRCDCGRYLYL; from the coding sequence TTGCATCCCGCCGATATCCTCGAAAAATTGATCCAGGTGCAACATACGGACTCGGGACGGGACGAGCTGGAGCGCCTGAAAAAGGACCAGTTGGCCCAGATCGCGGCCCTGGACAAAAAGGTGGCCGAACTGAAGGCCCGCATCGCCGCCGAGAAGAAGGTCCTGGAGGACCAGGCCAAGGCCCGCAAGACCCTCGAGATCGAGGTCGGGACCCTGGAGACCAAGATCAAGAAATACCAGGGCCAGGAGGGCGAGGTCAAAAGCAACGAGCAAATGCTCGCCCTCCAGCACGAGACCGCGAAGGCGAAAGAGGACAGGTCCAAGGCCGAGGAAAAGGCGTTGGAGGGGCTTTTCCGGGAGGACACTTTGAAGGCCGGGATCCAAGGGCTCCAGGAGCAGCTGGACCGGGACGAGCAAAGGGCCGAACAGGAAAAAAAGGAGATCCGCTCCAAGATCGGGGAGTTGGACAAGGCCCTGGCCGAGAAACTATCCGAACGGTCCGCCCAGCTGATGGAATTGCCGGAGGATTTCCGGGAAGGTTACGAGAAGCTCCGGAACACCAACAAGAAGATCGCGGTGGCCAAGGTGTCCGACGACCGGATCTGCGAAGGCTGTCATATGAACGTCCCTCCCCAGCTCCTGAACGAAGTGAAGAAGGGCATCGCGATCCACCGTTGCGATTGCGGCCGATATCTCTATCTCTAA
- a CDS encoding LptA/OstA family protein, which yields MLSERGRGMERAGWLGLAVLVAPLWAYDIDQGKVQQVSSQKPVRISADELTFDKPKGLTLFTGDVKAVHDQITLLSAKLQALEDNREASAEGHVRVMDMGQGITLTCGNLEYEDRMNLMTAHDHPVMTTLDENGKPISVTGRQMEMDSDKKTVTINQNVLIQNADGKAEAQKATFLSQKDQFVLEDDPRFTTPSALLTGRRILSNLSGDRGVIVEGMAEGYFNPTGGPVSPASRIPTTQRPGPILPLSSVTPVATPGGPTSPFNR from the coding sequence ATGCTTTCTGAACGGGGGAGGGGAATGGAGCGGGCAGGATGGCTTGGGTTGGCCGTTCTGGTGGCGCCCCTATGGGCCTATGACATCGACCAGGGAAAGGTCCAGCAGGTCTCGTCCCAAAAGCCGGTGCGCATCTCGGCCGACGAGCTGACCTTCGACAAACCCAAGGGGCTGACCCTTTTTACCGGCGATGTGAAGGCCGTTCACGACCAGATCACTCTCCTGAGCGCGAAGTTACAGGCCCTGGAGGACAACCGGGAAGCCTCGGCGGAGGGACACGTGCGGGTCATGGATATGGGCCAAGGGATCACCCTCACCTGCGGCAACCTGGAATATGAGGACCGGATGAACCTGATGACCGCCCACGACCACCCGGTCATGACCACGTTGGACGAGAATGGGAAACCCATCTCGGTCACGGGCCGCCAGATGGAAATGGATTCGGACAAGAAGACCGTCACCATCAACCAGAACGTCCTCATCCAGAACGCGGACGGGAAGGCGGAGGCCCAAAAGGCCACTTTCCTATCGCAGAAAGACCAGTTCGTCCTGGAGGATGATCCCCGGTTCACTACTCCCAGCGCCCTTCTGACCGGAAGGCGGATCCTCTCCAACCTTTCGGGGGACCGCGGGGTCATCGTCGAGGGAATGGCCGAGGGCTATTTCAATCCGACGGGAGGTCCCGTCTCTCCGGCTTCCAGGATCCCGACGACCCAACGCCCGGGACCCATACTTCCTTTATCTTCCGTTACACCGGTGGCTACGCCCGGCGGTCCCACATCGCCCTTCAACCGGTGA
- a CDS encoding HAD hydrolase family protein produces MAIKDIELFLTDVDGCLTDGKVYLGVGEELSAFDIQDGIGHRLAVYGGLRIGWLSGRISKPVARRAKHLKVPYLFQGKLDKLIAAQALCKKLKLDLSRVAYMGDDLIDIPLLSRVGFSATNPYGRPEVKKVVDYVTKAPAGGGAFREVVEHILKGQGRWKKALDLFHRNNVRIGSGAMLV; encoded by the coding sequence ATGGCCATCAAGGACATCGAGCTGTTCCTCACCGACGTGGATGGATGCCTGACCGACGGGAAGGTCTATCTGGGGGTCGGGGAGGAACTGAGCGCCTTCGACATCCAGGACGGCATTGGGCACCGCTTGGCCGTTTATGGCGGCCTGCGGATCGGCTGGCTCTCGGGACGCATCTCCAAGCCGGTGGCCCGTCGCGCCAAGCATTTGAAGGTCCCCTACCTGTTCCAGGGCAAGCTGGATAAGCTCATCGCCGCCCAAGCCCTTTGCAAGAAACTGAAGCTGGACCTTTCGCGGGTCGCCTACATGGGGGACGACCTGATCGACATCCCCCTGCTTTCACGCGTCGGCTTCTCCGCCACCAACCCCTACGGCCGTCCCGAGGTGAAGAAGGTCGTCGATTACGTGACGAAAGCCCCTGCCGGGGGAGGCGCCTTCCGCGAGGTGGTGGAACATATCCTCAAGGGTCAAGGCCGCTGGAAGAAGGCCCTGGACCTTTTCCACCGGAACAATGTCCGGATAGGTTCCGGCGCCATGCTGGTCTGA
- a CDS encoding lysophospholipid acyltransferase family protein — protein MPLAAAPERPVKFKHQVIYHCARGLMALLQALPYEKVGRLGLLFGSVVFALSEREAAKTLRNLKTAYGDDLTSAERLRLARRVWRNFGRNIFEAVHWLRWTTERIRSQVAVVYGEEELKAAFARGKGVFVVSAHLGNWELLASHVSGLGPTSGLAQNLYDPRFDSLVTDFRVKNLGLVQMIKRGFALRGILEALGQGHFMMALVDQDTGKDGVFVPFYGKMAWTQSGVARIAQRTGASLVPAFMVRGRDGRYEMHVEKAILVPAEGDKEKNVLEAVTDLTRTIEKYVREYPDQWVWMHDRWKTRPDDENKV, from the coding sequence TTGCCCCTCGCCGCCGCTCCCGAACGTCCGGTCAAATTCAAGCACCAGGTCATCTATCATTGCGCCCGTGGCCTGATGGCCCTGCTCCAGGCCCTGCCCTACGAAAAGGTCGGGCGCCTGGGCCTCCTTTTCGGGTCGGTGGTCTTCGCCCTCTCCGAACGGGAAGCGGCCAAGACCCTTCGCAACCTCAAGACCGCCTACGGGGACGACCTGACCTCCGCCGAGAGGCTCCGGTTGGCCCGGCGGGTCTGGCGCAATTTCGGGCGGAACATCTTCGAGGCGGTCCATTGGTTGCGTTGGACGACCGAAAGGATCCGTTCCCAGGTGGCGGTTGTTTACGGGGAAGAGGAGCTCAAGGCGGCCTTCGCCCGGGGAAAGGGCGTCTTCGTGGTCTCGGCCCACTTGGGGAACTGGGAACTGCTGGCCTCCCATGTTTCGGGCTTGGGGCCCACTTCCGGATTGGCCCAGAACCTCTATGACCCGCGCTTCGACAGCCTGGTGACGGACTTCCGCGTGAAGAACCTGGGGCTGGTCCAGATGATCAAACGGGGTTTCGCGTTGCGCGGCATCCTGGAGGCCCTGGGCCAGGGGCATTTCATGATGGCCCTCGTGGACCAGGACACGGGGAAGGACGGGGTCTTCGTGCCCTTCTACGGGAAAATGGCCTGGACCCAGTCCGGGGTGGCCCGGATCGCCCAGAGAACGGGGGCTTCCCTGGTGCCGGCCTTCATGGTCCGAGGGCGGGACGGCCGCTATGAGATGCACGTCGAAAAGGCGATCCTGGTACCCGCCGAAGGGGACAAGGAAAAGAACGTGCTGGAGGCCGTGACGGACCTGACCCGGACCATCGAGAAATACGTGAGGGAATACCCGGATCAATGGGTCTGGATGCACGATCGTTGGAAAACCAGGCCGGATGACGAGAACAAGGTTTAA
- a CDS encoding flavin reductase family protein codes for MNEAAKKKNLRMIPHALYVLTSRAGDKVAASTVSWVTQASFQPPLIATGIKKDSHTYQVVSESGTFVLNFLGKDQKETAQKFFKHVEPQGNTLAGEAFQESAALKTPFFPGMAGHVECKVTGKLDQGDHVVVLAEVVGAEEGPLEGPLLLSTTGWQYGG; via the coding sequence ATGAACGAAGCGGCGAAGAAGAAGAACCTTCGGATGATCCCCCACGCGCTCTATGTGCTGACCTCCCGGGCCGGCGACAAGGTCGCCGCTTCCACCGTCAGTTGGGTGACCCAGGCCTCCTTCCAGCCGCCCCTCATCGCGACCGGCATCAAGAAGGACTCCCACACCTACCAGGTGGTCTCGGAATCCGGGACCTTCGTCCTGAACTTCCTGGGGAAGGACCAAAAGGAGACCGCCCAGAAATTCTTCAAGCACGTGGAACCCCAGGGGAACACCCTGGCCGGGGAAGCTTTCCAGGAAAGCGCCGCGCTCAAAACGCCCTTCTTTCCGGGCATGGCGGGTCATGTGGAATGCAAGGTCACGGGCAAGCTGGACCAGGGGGACCATGTGGTGGTCTTGGCGGAGGTGGTGGGTGCGGAGGAAGGACCCTTGGAAGGGCCCTTGTTGCTCTCAACGACCGGCTGGCAATACGGAGGTTAG
- a CDS encoding nitrite/sulfite reductase: MTQPKNWKEKLQDSMPPDWAREVDEFEAQIGLNKQGKIEPRIFAETRLRRGAYGQRYDNGHRNDGKQIRHLKYPSDGTWKGPDTHWDAPGMQRIKFPWGGLTADQMDVLADLAEEYSDGIAHITTRQDFQLHFIHVEDTPNIMRRLASVNITTREACGNSVRNVTACPIAGVCKTESFDVTPYSKAIFKFMLGHPDAQDFGRKFKIAFSGCAGEACGLVNMHDMGFIAKKAMVQGKATRAFDVFVGGGLGPVPYNAKLLFQDLPVEEMLPITQAVARVYGRLGEKKIRGMARIKFLVAKLGIDEFRKLVEEERKILPHDDRWTSLITQYLKEEEKPVKPGASLRASSLPKGFLDWKKTNVVTQPQFGFVSVYVKVPLGDLTSTQLRGLARLARQYVKDSVRTTVEQNLLFRWVSEADLPAFFEELQAIGLAQGGANTISDITSCPGTDTCKLGISASRGLARELSQRMDAMLSQLPPEVRDLKIKVSGCPNSCGQHHISDLGFYGVSRKAGSYTVPHFQLVLGGQWKNNGGSYGLAVAAVPSKRIPETVKRLTDKFVKERKKDEDFQAFVQRIGKVAIKELLADLSVIPSHDAEPALFTDWGDVREYTIADIGKGECAGEVVTPAEFSLTASEAKVFEAQVKLDEKDLKAAVALAYEAMIFAAEGVVRTRDREWVGKSDATVAEFRKHFFDTGEFVKHVNNTQFAAFLFKAHENRLENPNHDEAHRRVEEAQLFLEAAHSYVANAAPVPAPLPGVK, encoded by the coding sequence ATGACCCAACCCAAGAATTGGAAAGAAAAGCTCCAAGACAGCATGCCCCCCGATTGGGCCCGCGAGGTCGATGAGTTCGAGGCCCAGATCGGCCTCAACAAGCAGGGGAAGATCGAGCCCCGCATATTCGCCGAGACCCGTTTGCGCCGGGGGGCCTATGGCCAGCGCTATGACAACGGGCACCGTAATGACGGCAAGCAGATCCGCCACCTGAAATACCCCTCGGACGGGACCTGGAAGGGTCCCGACACCCATTGGGACGCTCCCGGCATGCAGCGGATCAAGTTCCCTTGGGGGGGACTGACCGCCGACCAGATGGATGTCCTGGCCGACCTGGCCGAGGAATATTCCGACGGCATCGCCCACATCACCACCCGGCAGGATTTCCAGCTCCACTTCATCCACGTGGAGGATACCCCCAACATCATGCGCCGCCTGGCCTCGGTCAACATCACCACCCGGGAAGCCTGCGGCAATTCGGTGCGCAACGTGACGGCTTGCCCCATCGCGGGGGTCTGCAAGACCGAATCCTTCGACGTGACGCCCTACTCCAAGGCCATCTTCAAGTTCATGCTGGGGCACCCCGACGCCCAGGACTTCGGCCGGAAGTTCAAGATCGCCTTCTCGGGTTGCGCGGGCGAGGCCTGCGGCCTGGTCAACATGCACGACATGGGTTTCATCGCCAAGAAGGCCATGGTCCAGGGCAAGGCGACCCGGGCCTTCGATGTCTTCGTGGGCGGCGGGTTGGGGCCGGTCCCCTACAACGCCAAGCTCCTGTTCCAGGACCTGCCGGTGGAGGAGATGCTCCCCATCACCCAGGCGGTGGCCCGGGTCTATGGCCGGCTGGGCGAAAAGAAGATCCGCGGCATGGCCCGCATCAAGTTCCTGGTGGCCAAGCTGGGCATCGACGAATTCCGAAAACTGGTCGAGGAAGAACGCAAGATCCTTCCCCATGACGACCGTTGGACCAGCCTGATCACCCAGTACCTGAAAGAGGAGGAAAAACCCGTCAAGCCCGGGGCCAGCCTGCGCGCTTCCTCCCTCCCGAAGGGTTTCCTGGACTGGAAAAAGACCAATGTGGTCACCCAGCCCCAATTCGGTTTTGTCTCCGTCTATGTGAAGGTTCCTTTGGGGGACCTGACCTCGACGCAGTTGCGGGGTCTTGCCCGCCTGGCGCGCCAATATGTGAAGGACTCGGTCCGCACCACGGTGGAGCAGAATCTGCTCTTCCGCTGGGTCAGCGAGGCCGACCTGCCCGCCTTCTTCGAGGAACTGCAGGCCATTGGGCTCGCCCAGGGAGGCGCCAACACCATCTCGGACATCACGTCCTGTCCCGGGACCGATACCTGCAAGCTGGGCATTTCCGCTTCACGCGGTCTGGCCCGGGAACTTTCCCAACGCATGGACGCCATGCTTTCCCAACTTCCCCCCGAGGTGAGGGACCTCAAGATCAAGGTGAGCGGCTGTCCCAATTCCTGCGGACAGCATCACATCTCCGACCTGGGTTTCTACGGGGTCTCCCGCAAGGCGGGGTCCTATACCGTTCCCCATTTCCAACTGGTGCTGGGCGGGCAATGGAAGAACAACGGCGGGTCCTACGGCCTGGCCGTGGCGGCGGTCCCCTCCAAGCGCATCCCGGAGACGGTGAAGCGTCTGACCGACAAGTTCGTGAAGGAACGCAAGAAGGACGAGGATTTCCAGGCTTTTGTCCAACGCATCGGCAAGGTGGCCATCAAGGAACTGCTGGCGGACCTGTCGGTCATCCCCTCCCACGACGCCGAGCCAGCCCTTTTCACCGACTGGGGCGATGTGCGGGAATACACCATCGCCGACATCGGTAAGGGCGAATGCGCGGGCGAGGTGGTGACGCCGGCCGAGTTCTCCCTGACCGCCTCCGAGGCTAAGGTCTTCGAGGCCCAGGTAAAGCTGGACGAAAAGGACCTGAAAGCCGCCGTGGCATTGGCCTACGAGGCCATGATCTTCGCGGCCGAGGGCGTGGTGCGCACCCGCGACCGGGAATGGGTGGGCAAGTCGGACGCCACCGTCGCCGAGTTCCGCAAGCACTTTTTCGATACCGGCGAGTTCGTGAAGCATGTCAACAATACCCAGTTCGCGGCCTTCCTTTTCAAGGCCCATGAGAACCGGCTGGAGAACCCCAACCACGATGAAGCCCATCGCCGGGTGGAGGAAGCCCAGCTGTTCCTGGAGGCCGCCCACAGCTACGTCGCCAATGCCGCCCCCGTCCCGGCCCCGTTGCCGGGCGTGAAGTAA
- a CDS encoding DinB family protein, with protein MKIRLTEEATARLKAQSQAWPIPQKAKAFAQGDIRLTAVLRHCPRRMWSFTLKKTHWTIAQVLWHLADQEANLYVRLRLAAAQPGSFVSSYDQEIWADRLAYPKAPAEQARDLILLLRKANSDLLARIPRRAWKGKVEHPEWGTKDLEYMVALNIWHLEHHLRQMERRLREWKAGK; from the coding sequence GTGAAGATCAGGTTGACCGAAGAAGCCACCGCCCGGCTGAAGGCCCAAAGCCAGGCTTGGCCTATCCCCCAAAAAGCCAAGGCTTTCGCCCAAGGGGATATCCGCCTCACGGCCGTTCTTCGTCATTGTCCGCGGCGGATGTGGTCCTTCACGCTTAAAAAGACCCACTGGACCATCGCCCAGGTCCTTTGGCATTTGGCGGACCAGGAGGCGAACCTTTATGTCCGCTTGCGGTTGGCGGCGGCCCAACCCGGCTCCTTCGTGTCCTCCTACGACCAGGAAATATGGGCGGACCGATTGGCCTATCCCAAAGCCCCGGCCGAACAAGCGCGGGACCTGATCCTCCTTCTGCGCAAGGCGAACTCGGACCTTTTGGCCCGGATCCCCCGCAGGGCCTGGAAGGGGAAGGTCGAACATCCCGAGTGGGGGACCAAGGACCTGGAGTACATGGTGGCCCTGAACATTTGGCACCTGGAACATCATTTGCGGCAAATGGAAAGGCGCCTGAGGGAGTGGAAGGCCGGGAAGTAG